In a genomic window of Gossypium arboreum isolate Shixiya-1 chromosome 9, ASM2569848v2, whole genome shotgun sequence:
- the LOC108454740 gene encoding protein cornichon homolog 1 isoform X3 codes for MAWDLIFWVVCFFINIALLASSFYQLLSLSDLEADHLNPFEASTRINSIVLPEFLLQGFLCISFLLTWHWFMFLFTLPIAAYHLMLYLNQKHLLDVTEIFRDLNTEKKYRFIKLAVYLLLFTVVLFSTLQLGGCPIKQ; via the exons ATGGCTTGGGATTTAATTTTCTGGGTTGTCTGTTTCTTCATCAACATTGCTCTTCTTGCTTCATCCTTCTATCAG TTGTTATCATTATCAGATCTTGAGGCTGATCATCTGAATCCTTTCGAAGCTTCGACTCGGATTAATTCGATTGTTCTCCCGGAGTTCCTTTTGCAAGGATTTCTCTGCATTTCTTTCCTGCTCACCTGGCATTGGTTCATGTTTCTTTTCACTCTTCCTATTGCTGCTTATCATCTCATGTT GTACTTGAATCAGAAGCATCTTCTTGATGTTACTGAGATTTTCAGAGATCTTAATACTGAGAAGAAATATCGTTTTATCAAGTTGGCCGTTTACTTATTGCTCTTCACTGTAGTTTTGTTCAG TACCCTACAGCTAGGAGGATGTCCAATTAAGCAGTGA
- the LOC108454740 gene encoding protein cornichon homolog 1 isoform X4, translating to MAWDLIFWVVCFFINIALLASSFYQLLSLSDLEADHLNPFEASTRINSIVLPEFLLQGFLCISFLLTWHWFMFLFTLPIAAYHLMLYLNQKHLLDVTEIFRDLNTEKKYRFIKLAVYLLLFTVVLFS from the exons ATGGCTTGGGATTTAATTTTCTGGGTTGTCTGTTTCTTCATCAACATTGCTCTTCTTGCTTCATCCTTCTATCAG TTGTTATCATTATCAGATCTTGAGGCTGATCATCTGAATCCTTTCGAAGCTTCGACTCGGATTAATTCGATTGTTCTCCCGGAGTTCCTTTTGCAAGGATTTCTCTGCATTTCTTTCCTGCTCACCTGGCATTGGTTCATGTTTCTTTTCACTCTTCCTATTGCTGCTTATCATCTCATGTT GTACTTGAATCAGAAGCATCTTCTTGATGTTACTGAGATTTTCAGAGATCTTAATACTGAGAAGAAATATCGTTTTATCAAGTTGGCCGTTTACTTATTGCTCTTCACTGTAGTTTTGTTCAG CTAG
- the LOC108454740 gene encoding protein cornichon homolog 1 isoform X2, producing the protein MAWDLIFWVVCFFINIALLASSFYQLLSLSDLEADHLNPFEASTRINSIVLPEFLLQGFLCISFLLTWHWFMFLFTLPIAAYHLMLYLNQKHLLDVTEIFRDLNTEKKYRFIKLAVYLLLFTVVLFRLVITAFNSLHDEVDVHAF; encoded by the exons ATGGCTTGGGATTTAATTTTCTGGGTTGTCTGTTTCTTCATCAACATTGCTCTTCTTGCTTCATCCTTCTATCAG TTGTTATCATTATCAGATCTTGAGGCTGATCATCTGAATCCTTTCGAAGCTTCGACTCGGATTAATTCGATTGTTCTCCCGGAGTTCCTTTTGCAAGGATTTCTCTGCATTTCTTTCCTGCTCACCTGGCATTGGTTCATGTTTCTTTTCACTCTTCCTATTGCTGCTTATCATCTCATGTT GTACTTGAATCAGAAGCATCTTCTTGATGTTACTGAGATTTTCAGAGATCTTAATACTGAGAAGAAATATCGTTTTATCAAGTTGGCCGTTTACTTATTGCTCTTCACTGTAGTTTTGTTCAG GCTAGTGATAACTGCGTTCAACTCTTTACATGATGAAGTTGATGTGCATGCATTTTGA
- the LOC108454740 gene encoding protein cornichon homolog 1 isoform X1 yields MAWDLIFWVVCFFINIALLASSFYQLLSLSDLEADHLNPFEASTRINSIVLPEFLLQGFLCISFLLTWHWFMFLFTLPIAAYHLMLYLNQKHLLDVTEIFRDLNTEKKYRFIKLAVYLLLFTVVLFRLLSASIFFFFTWKFEELDIRTSLFY; encoded by the exons ATGGCTTGGGATTTAATTTTCTGGGTTGTCTGTTTCTTCATCAACATTGCTCTTCTTGCTTCATCCTTCTATCAG TTGTTATCATTATCAGATCTTGAGGCTGATCATCTGAATCCTTTCGAAGCTTCGACTCGGATTAATTCGATTGTTCTCCCGGAGTTCCTTTTGCAAGGATTTCTCTGCATTTCTTTCCTGCTCACCTGGCATTGGTTCATGTTTCTTTTCACTCTTCCTATTGCTGCTTATCATCTCATGTT GTACTTGAATCAGAAGCATCTTCTTGATGTTACTGAGATTTTCAGAGATCTTAATACTGAGAAGAAATATCGTTTTATCAAGTTGGCCGTTTACTTATTGCTCTTCACTGTAGTTTTGTTCAG ACTCCTTTCTGCAAGCATATTCTTTTTCTTCACATGGAAGTTTGAAGAATTAGACATTCGAACCTCTCTTTTCTACTAG